A stretch of Lactiplantibacillus brownii DNA encodes these proteins:
- a CDS encoding ArsR/SmtB family transcription factor yields the protein MLNATAINYKDSLYGELAKVGKSLSSERRLEIMDLLAQGPKTVEAISTESKMSIANTSRHLQVLREGNLVARQKSGKFVYYTLATNKVVALFYLLRDVGEEQLSAIRQIQADFNRSEQIESITLPETLEKMKQGNVVLLDVRPESEYSHGHIDQAENIPIDDLQARVTQLSKDQEIIVYCRGSLCAYANMATHELNEQGYHAYSLNESYYDWQQAIK from the coding sequence ATGCTAAATGCAACCGCAATAAATTATAAAGATAGCCTGTATGGTGAATTGGCAAAGGTCGGGAAGAGCCTTTCTAGCGAACGCCGATTGGAAATTATGGATTTACTGGCACAGGGGCCCAAAACGGTCGAAGCCATTTCAACTGAGTCTAAGATGAGCATTGCGAATACCTCGCGTCATCTACAAGTTTTGCGTGAAGGGAACCTGGTAGCTCGTCAAAAATCAGGTAAATTCGTCTATTATACGTTGGCGACGAATAAAGTTGTCGCGTTATTTTATCTATTGCGTGATGTTGGCGAGGAACAATTGTCAGCAATCCGCCAGATCCAAGCTGATTTTAACCGTTCGGAACAAATTGAGAGCATCACGTTACCAGAGACCTTGGAAAAAATGAAGCAGGGTAACGTGGTCCTACTGGATGTCCGTCCGGAGTCAGAATACAGCCATGGTCATATTGATCAGGCAGAAAACATTCCAATTGATGATCTGCAAGCGCGGGTCACGCAACTGTCAAAAGACCAAGAAATAATTGTTTATTGTCGGGGGTCGTTATGTGCCTATGCAAATATGGCGACTCACGAATTGAATGAACAGGGATACCACGCTTATAGCTTGAATGAGAGTTACTACGATTGGCAACAAGCAATTAAATAA
- a CDS encoding TetR/AcrR family transcriptional regulator produces the protein MTQLMMPTNQQIINEAIRQIHADGYEKISLRQLAKQVGLTTGAFYKHFNSKAALFKEVTVILSGDLATEVTPRLDLSASPQSQLLQMADWLMQKFQTDAHTMDFLFFNPVAQRLLSHPAASDQFSFYQLTTGLIDQLKPQYPKLDSQRLFIQIWAFIQGYGLLIIKRVVPYEPDLLSSTLTALLKA, from the coding sequence ATGACGCAACTCATGATGCCCACCAATCAACAAATTATCAACGAAGCCATTCGCCAGATTCATGCCGATGGTTATGAAAAAATTTCACTGAGACAGCTTGCCAAACAAGTTGGTCTAACGACTGGTGCGTTCTATAAACATTTTAATAGCAAAGCCGCATTATTCAAAGAGGTGACCGTTATTCTTTCGGGGGATTTAGCAACTGAAGTCACACCCCGTTTAGATTTAAGTGCGTCACCGCAGTCCCAACTGCTGCAAATGGCCGACTGGTTAATGCAAAAATTCCAAACGGACGCACATACGATGGACTTTTTGTTCTTTAATCCGGTCGCCCAACGGCTCCTGAGTCATCCCGCAGCATCCGATCAGTTCAGCTTTTACCAACTGACCACCGGGCTGATTGACCAGTTGAAGCCACAATATCCCAAGCTCGACTCGCAACGCCTGTTTATTCAAATTTGGGCCTTTATCCAGGGATACGGCCTCTTGATCATCAAACGAGTCGTTCCCTATGAACCAGACCTATTATCGTCAACCTTAACTGCCCTCCTGAAAGCGTGA
- the trxB gene encoding thioredoxin-disulfide reductase — MKEPYDVIVIGAGPGGMTAALYASRANLKVAMLDRGIYGGQMNNTAAIENYPGFTSILGPELAEQMYHSATQFGAELVYGNVETMTVDATTGLKRIKTDSEELTARAVIIATGSESRKLGVTGEEQYSGRGVSYCAVCDGAFYKNKAVTVIGGGDSAVEEGMYLANLTTGVNVIHRRDQLRAQQILQQRAFANDKMAFTWHSQVKEIIGDGKKVTGVVVQDKQTGTTETVPSDGVFIYVGAHPMTEPFKELGLTNEAGWIPTNDSMATKIPGVFAIGDVREKKLRQITTAVGDAGIAGQEAFNYLESLKSVTESKA, encoded by the coding sequence ATGAAAGAGCCATATGATGTGATCGTGATTGGTGCTGGTCCGGGTGGGATGACGGCTGCGCTATATGCTTCGCGAGCAAATTTAAAAGTAGCTATGCTAGACCGCGGTATTTACGGCGGTCAAATGAACAATACAGCGGCTATTGAAAATTATCCCGGATTCACTTCAATCTTAGGTCCAGAACTAGCTGAACAGATGTACCATAGCGCAACACAGTTTGGTGCTGAATTGGTTTATGGCAACGTCGAGACAATGACAGTGGATGCGACAACTGGTCTCAAGCGGATAAAAACGGATAGTGAAGAACTAACGGCCCGTGCAGTTATTATTGCAACCGGATCTGAAAGCCGAAAATTAGGGGTAACCGGTGAAGAACAGTACAGTGGCCGGGGCGTCTCGTACTGTGCGGTATGTGACGGGGCTTTTTATAAAAACAAAGCCGTGACGGTTATCGGTGGTGGTGATTCAGCCGTAGAAGAAGGCATGTATTTAGCAAATCTGACAACGGGTGTCAATGTCATTCATCGCCGCGATCAGTTACGAGCGCAGCAAATCTTGCAACAACGCGCCTTTGCTAATGACAAAATGGCTTTTACATGGCATAGCCAGGTGAAAGAAATTATTGGTGATGGTAAGAAGGTCACTGGGGTGGTTGTGCAGGACAAGCAAACCGGGACGACTGAAACCGTCCCAAGTGATGGCGTATTCATCTATGTTGGGGCTCACCCGATGACCGAACCCTTTAAAGAATTAGGGCTCACTAACGAAGCGGGCTGGATTCCAACGAATGACAGTATGGCGACTAAAATTCCTGGTGTTTTTGCGATCGGTGATGTCAGAGAAAAGAAGTTACGTCAAATCACGACAGCCGTTGGTGATGCTGGAATTGCCGGTCAGGAAGCATTTAATTATTTGGAAAGTCTAAAGTCAGTCACAGAAAGTAAGGCGTAA
- a CDS encoding ArsR/SmtB family transcription factor, whose amino-acid sequence MTKQTETTQARVKVFKALADPIRLEIIRYLNQLDHGVSCGEVDRAMQIGKTSGSYHFKILQAAGLITTHKVAREKYVALDRATFDQYLIQFWQDL is encoded by the coding sequence ATGACAAAACAAACTGAAACGACCCAAGCACGGGTCAAGGTGTTTAAAGCGTTAGCTGATCCGATTCGATTGGAGATTATTCGTTACTTAAATCAGCTCGACCATGGCGTTTCTTGCGGTGAAGTGGACCGCGCGATGCAGATTGGCAAGACGTCCGGTTCCTATCACTTTAAAATTTTGCAAGCGGCGGGATTGATCACCACCCATAAAGTCGCACGCGAAAAATACGTGGCGTTAGACCGGGCAACTTTTGACCAGTACTTGATTCAGTTCTGGCAAGACTTATAG
- a CDS encoding NAD(P)/FAD-dependent oxidoreductase, protein MQRKKAVFAPYPTDSVKGYQALGAETVHGTAEFVSAHVLKINGESYQATNIMIATGQQPNKLPITGSEYTLSSDDVFNMEVLPKRVTFIGGGFVSMELATMLNSAGSVVDIVEFAERPLKAFNAEHVAIVMAEMRAQGVNFHFGQAVAKVEKLTAGYQVTTAQGLKLDTDMVVDTSGRVPNVEKLNLAAAGIDYDRAGIIVNDHFETNVTGVYALGDVAKKRVPKLTSTAHYEGKYLSAYLTQQVTGKLDYPVVATAAFTFPQIAQVGVSLEEAQSSDDYQVKEYDLAKTAHAYVGTNDMEAKLALIFNQREQLVGAAEVSQTAVDDINNFVDIIGSNTTKKAWHQVAIPVFPSLAYKVHDLAGQ, encoded by the coding sequence ATTCAACGAAAAAAAGCAGTTTTTGCACCTTATCCTACTGATTCAGTCAAGGGGTACCAAGCACTGGGCGCGGAAACGGTTCATGGCACGGCTGAGTTTGTTAGTGCGCATGTCTTGAAAATTAACGGTGAAAGCTACCAAGCTACAAATATTATGATCGCCACGGGCCAACAACCTAACAAATTGCCAATTACCGGTAGTGAGTACACGTTGAGCAGTGATGATGTTTTTAATATGGAAGTTTTACCAAAACGCGTGACTTTTATTGGCGGTGGCTTTGTAAGCATGGAACTAGCTACAATGCTAAATTCGGCTGGGTCAGTGGTTGACATTGTTGAATTTGCAGAACGACCACTAAAGGCCTTTAATGCGGAACACGTTGCAATTGTCATGGCCGAAATGCGTGCACAGGGCGTTAACTTTCACTTTGGACAGGCAGTTGCCAAAGTCGAAAAGCTCACAGCGGGTTATCAAGTTACGACAGCGCAAGGTTTAAAACTTGATACTGACATGGTTGTTGATACTAGTGGCCGTGTGCCCAACGTTGAAAAACTGAATTTAGCCGCTGCCGGAATCGATTATGATCGAGCAGGGATTATCGTTAATGATCATTTTGAAACCAACGTTACTGGTGTGTATGCGTTAGGTGATGTTGCTAAGAAACGAGTGCCTAAGTTAACCTCAACGGCGCACTATGAAGGAAAATATTTGAGCGCGTATTTAACGCAGCAAGTCACTGGCAAGTTAGATTATCCAGTAGTTGCTACGGCAGCCTTTACCTTTCCTCAGATTGCCCAAGTTGGGGTAAGCCTAGAGGAAGCTCAAAGTAGTGATGATTATCAGGTTAAAGAATACGATCTAGCTAAAACGGCCCATGCCTATGTTGGGACCAACGATATGGAAGCTAAGCTCGCCTTAATTTTTAATCAACGGGAACAGCTCGTTGGCGCCGCGGAAGTCAGTCAGACTGCGGTAGATGATATTAATAATTTTGTGGATATAATTGGGTCAAACACGACTAAAAAGGCGTGGCATCAAGTGGCCATCCCAGTATTCCCATCATTGGCATATAAGGTTCATGATTTAGCTGGTCAGTAA
- a CDS encoding thioredoxin family protein, which yields MVKSPKLQLLYFKAKWCAQCYTEQPIIEQLTAKFQSQLQLRQFDRDEVPELVTKYQLMTVPSFVIKRDQKVLYTATGYMTNEQLKTLISYYL from the coding sequence ATGGTAAAATCGCCCAAATTGCAGTTATTGTATTTTAAAGCGAAGTGGTGCGCTCAGTGTTATACCGAACAACCAATAATTGAGCAGCTTACAGCCAAATTTCAGAGCCAATTACAATTGCGCCAATTTGACCGCGATGAGGTTCCTGAGTTGGTTACGAAATACCAATTAATGACCGTCCCAAGTTTCGTGATTAAACGTGACCAGAAGGTGCTGTATACGGCAACTGGTTACATGACCAATGAGCAACTAAAAACATTAATTAGTTATTATCTTTGA
- a CDS encoding thioredoxin domain-containing protein, with product MMSLDETNFEDFGRAKPMLTILTTRFCTAGERCDWQFEHFLTLATKWQGYFDFSQIDVDNAPFVAVTWAITKMPTVVLVVEGQVVARYATVPSDDVIKKWLKNKHF from the coding sequence ATGATGTCGTTAGATGAAACCAACTTTGAGGATTTTGGTCGCGCTAAACCGATGCTCACAATTTTAACGACCCGTTTCTGTACTGCCGGTGAGCGCTGCGATTGGCAATTTGAGCATTTTCTAACTCTAGCGACTAAATGGCAAGGCTATTTTGATTTTTCACAAATAGATGTTGATAATGCTCCCTTTGTTGCAGTAACGTGGGCGATAACAAAAATGCCAACCGTTGTGTTAGTTGTGGAAGGGCAGGTCGTAGCAAGGTATGCGACGGTCCCGTCTGATGACGTGATAAAAAAATGGTTGAAAAATAAGCACTTTTAA
- a CDS encoding FMN-dependent NADH-azoreductase produces the protein MMKTLLINAHPDFRNAAHYSIQMAQDFLAQFRAAFPSETVDVLNLYDTEIPRATTAELLGVWEKQAAHVSLSATEQHVYDLNQRLLAQFKSHHRIVIATPLHNFNVTSKLKDYMDNILVARETFRYTEAGSVGLMTDDYKVMLLQASGSIYTRNDRYTPMEFSRMYLDKMFTEIMGFDAFYMVRIQGTQTQGVDISQAVRDGHAELTAAFPKFYQRQR, from the coding sequence ATGATGAAAACTTTACTGATTAATGCCCACCCTGATTTTCGTAACGCTGCTCACTACTCTATTCAAATGGCACAGGATTTTTTAGCACAGTTTCGGGCGGCTTTCCCCAGCGAGACAGTCGATGTTTTGAACCTATATGATACCGAAATTCCGCGGGCCACGACGGCAGAATTGCTGGGTGTGTGGGAAAAGCAAGCAGCACATGTTAGCTTGAGCGCTACAGAGCAACATGTTTATGACCTTAATCAGCGGTTACTGGCACAATTTAAATCGCATCACCGTATCGTCATCGCCACACCACTGCATAACTTTAACGTGACGTCGAAGCTAAAAGATTATATGGATAATATTTTAGTGGCGCGAGAAACGTTTCGGTACACGGAAGCTGGTTCAGTGGGCTTGATGACGGACGATTATAAAGTCATGTTGTTACAAGCTAGCGGCTCAATTTATACTCGGAATGACCGCTACACACCGATGGAATTTTCACGGATGTACTTGGATAAAATGTTTACTGAAATTATGGGCTTTGACGCCTTTTACATGGTTCGGATTCAAGGCACTCAGACACAGGGCGTCGATATTAGCCAGGCGGTTAGAGATGGGCATGCTGAATTGACGGCGGCTTTTCCCAAATTTTATCAGCGACAACGGTGA
- a CDS encoding ArsR/SmtB family transcription factor yields MILNVNVFKALSNQTRLDILKWLKNPEEEITSVSCETVRFMMTERGGICVQDLVKKAGLAQSTVSSYLSMMEKCDLLVSERHGKWTYYRRNEAGIQSLRSQIREEL; encoded by the coding sequence ATGATATTAAATGTCAATGTTTTTAAAGCTTTGTCGAACCAGACACGTTTAGACATTCTTAAGTGGCTTAAGAATCCAGAAGAAGAAATTACCTCGGTTTCTTGTGAGACAGTACGCTTTATGATGACCGAAAGAGGAGGAATTTGTGTTCAGGATTTGGTCAAGAAAGCTGGGTTAGCACAATCAACTGTTTCAAGTTACTTATCAATGATGGAAAAATGTGATTTGTTAGTTTCAGAGCGCCATGGCAAATGGACGTATTATCGTCGTAATGAGGCCGGCATTCAAAGTTTAAGGTCACAAATAAGAGAAGAGTTATAA
- a CDS encoding arginase family protein gives MEKETLELLLPQWQGGNNPDYQIGNEILAAIVPHGQNIERLKVPVATTPLPDQNQGIDGETALLTQFQITTDILKLQQPRRVITLGGDCSISEAPFDYLNGHYDRLGIIWLDVHPDVSNLSNSHHLHEMVLANLLNAGAPVFNEQVKNHVDPSHVMLAGLKYDELRPMDQTVNELSLNYATPDDLAKDNQIISNWIATNNIQHVAVHWDLDVLNPDDFRSIYPGQPHTNPDNFPAAVGNMTLKQVFSLLNMIGLQNDLVGLSIAEHMPWDAINLRNGLSDLAIFK, from the coding sequence TTGGAAAAAGAAACGCTAGAACTACTCTTACCGCAATGGCAAGGTGGCAATAATCCTGATTATCAGATTGGCAATGAAATATTAGCAGCAATTGTCCCCCACGGACAAAATATTGAACGACTCAAAGTCCCAGTTGCAACCACGCCTCTGCCTGATCAGAATCAGGGTATTGATGGCGAAACTGCCTTACTGACACAGTTTCAAATAACGACTGATATTTTAAAACTTCAGCAACCTCGTCGTGTAATTACTTTAGGTGGAGACTGTTCCATTTCAGAGGCTCCCTTTGACTATTTAAACGGGCACTATGACCGACTTGGTATCATTTGGTTAGATGTACATCCCGATGTTTCTAATCTCAGCAATTCACACCATCTTCACGAAATGGTCCTAGCTAATCTACTAAATGCTGGTGCCCCTGTATTTAACGAACAAGTTAAAAATCATGTTGACCCCAGTCACGTCATGCTTGCCGGGCTTAAATATGATGAACTACGACCAATGGATCAAACCGTTAATGAGTTATCCTTAAATTATGCAACGCCCGATGACTTAGCAAAAGATAATCAGATTATTTCGAATTGGATCGCCACAAACAACATTCAACATGTCGCTGTTCATTGGGATCTAGATGTCTTAAATCCTGATGACTTTCGCTCTATTTATCCCGGACAGCCCCATACCAACCCGGATAACTTTCCGGCCGCCGTTGGTAATATGACTTTAAAGCAAGTTTTTTCATTACTAAACATGATTGGGCTACAAAATGACTTAGTCGGATTAAGCATTGCTGAGCATATGCCATGGGACGCCATCAACCTTCGAAATGGTTTGTCAGACCTTGCCATTTTTAAATGA
- a CDS encoding helix-turn-helix transcriptional regulator produces the protein MDRSERLNQELIFLSYKNEFHVNDLMAAFDISKRTALRDIQSLEQLGLTFYVEPGRYGGYKLTKRQLWVPVLLNIQEINALFFAIKALSLLSATPFEKSYTTIYQKLMATLPLAEQQKVTRLQEVVNYYTIPNLDGPKLLRPLLSAILNETVVTLQLKASKMPQRFQLFDLLFRNGVWFVSGVNLTTQNWEIIRCDTVTALTETDQPAQLSYEALKQRQTTYDQQHHDIAYRCKLTPHGREIVQRNHYANMQLESIDGQDYLYGGYNQDEYDYMIQYLLALGTNVQILAPEALQTGYLAAIDRIRDMYR, from the coding sequence ATGGACCGATCTGAACGTTTAAACCAAGAGTTGATTTTCTTAAGCTACAAAAACGAGTTCCACGTCAACGACTTAATGGCCGCTTTTGACATTTCCAAACGCACCGCTCTGCGTGACATTCAATCCTTAGAACAGTTAGGACTTACCTTTTACGTCGAACCCGGCCGTTACGGCGGTTATAAACTGACTAAACGCCAACTATGGGTTCCCGTATTATTAAATATTCAAGAGATCAACGCGCTCTTTTTTGCCATCAAAGCACTAAGTTTATTATCAGCGACCCCTTTCGAGAAATCTTACACCACGATTTATCAGAAGCTCATGGCCACCTTACCCTTGGCTGAACAACAAAAAGTGACCCGTTTGCAGGAAGTCGTTAACTACTATACGATTCCTAATCTCGATGGGCCTAAACTTTTGCGACCACTGTTAAGCGCCATTTTGAACGAAACTGTGGTCACTCTGCAGCTGAAGGCCTCCAAAATGCCTCAGCGATTTCAGTTATTCGATCTACTTTTCCGTAACGGTGTTTGGTTCGTCAGTGGTGTTAACCTCACGACCCAGAACTGGGAAATCATTCGTTGCGATACGGTGACTGCCCTCACCGAAACCGATCAACCGGCCCAGCTCAGCTATGAAGCTCTCAAGCAACGCCAAACGACCTATGACCAACAACATCACGATATTGCGTATCGGTGCAAACTCACCCCACATGGTCGTGAAATTGTGCAGCGTAACCACTATGCAAACATGCAACTTGAATCTATTGACGGTCAGGACTATTTGTATGGTGGCTACAACCAAGATGAGTATGACTACATGATTCAATATTTATTGGCTCTCGGAACCAATGTTCAAATTTTAGCGCCTGAAGCTTTGCAAACCGGGTATTTAGCGGCTATTGATAGGATCAGGGACATGTACCGCTGA
- the trxA gene encoding thioredoxin: MDFWATWCPPCKMQGPVVEELDAEMGDKVKFTKLDVDANPETSTAFRIMSIPTLIVKKDGKVVEQLVGLHMKDQLAAVLNQYVD, encoded by the coding sequence ATCGATTTCTGGGCAACTTGGTGTCCACCATGTAAAATGCAAGGACCCGTAGTTGAAGAATTAGATGCCGAAATGGGCGATAAGGTTAAGTTTACCAAGTTAGATGTGGACGCTAATCCGGAAACATCGACGGCTTTTCGAATCATGTCGATTCCAACTCTGATTGTTAAGAAGGATGGCAAGGTTGTTGAACAGTTGGTCGGCTTACACATGAAAGATCAGTTGGCAGCAGTTTTAAACCAATACGTTGACTAA
- a CDS encoding ATP-binding protein produces the protein MLSLDDIQPFPIENESIEYKEVFNEKCKKEIAAFLNGTQTAYIYFGVNDVSRKVTHIYTDDEKHAVEEQVGRWLSSPTYYPSPVGAVHVWTGQKLFCIEVHPGEAKPYFLDGRAYVRNGSESVKASQERVTKMMVLQDLSSFDATESPMQDLKLDEIKSVFEREKINFKAKALGFLNPQGLFTNVAFLMSSQNYFSVKVAIFDGVTVDQFKDRRKFSGCLPKQIDDILTFISLNNSLSARITGQPMRDEKRSYPSVAIRESVINAIVHRSYFSKSPVQIEIFDDRLTIMSPGPLPGGMKLKAVLAGQTLPRNPQVVKVLNKLKYIEDYGTGIRRILSSYADEDKKPEFKTSEDFVKVSLPNLNYGKQLSKPAFPNVIAIDDSGTVKEVVDKQGQIVEYLKDHSYITRATVELLLEVKGTQANIYLKQLVDANILKKVGVGRATRYVLAHLILSK, from the coding sequence GTGCTGAGTCTTGATGATATACAACCATTTCCAATAGAGAATGAATCTATAGAATATAAGGAAGTATTCAATGAAAAGTGTAAAAAGGAAATTGCTGCTTTTCTAAATGGTACACAAACAGCTTATATTTACTTTGGCGTGAATGATGTTAGTCGTAAAGTCACACATATCTATACTGATGATGAGAAGCATGCGGTTGAAGAACAAGTGGGACGCTGGCTATCCAGTCCAACCTATTACCCGAGCCCTGTGGGTGCTGTACACGTGTGGACTGGGCAAAAACTTTTCTGCATTGAGGTTCATCCGGGAGAGGCTAAGCCGTATTTCTTAGATGGCAGGGCATACGTCAGGAATGGTTCAGAATCGGTCAAAGCCTCCCAAGAACGTGTTACTAAGATGATGGTACTTCAGGACTTAAGTTCATTTGATGCCACAGAATCGCCCATGCAAGATCTGAAATTGGATGAAATTAAAAGCGTCTTTGAACGGGAAAAAATCAACTTTAAAGCTAAGGCTTTAGGGTTCTTAAACCCGCAAGGCCTATTCACGAATGTTGCTTTCCTCATGAGTAGTCAAAACTATTTTTCAGTAAAAGTTGCCATTTTTGATGGTGTAACAGTTGATCAGTTTAAAGATCGACGAAAGTTTAGTGGCTGTTTGCCAAAGCAAATTGACGATATTTTAACATTTATCAGCCTTAATAATTCCTTGTCAGCACGGATTACTGGGCAACCGATGAGAGACGAAAAGAGAAGCTATCCTAGTGTGGCGATTCGTGAATCAGTAATTAATGCGATTGTACATCGCTCTTACTTTAGTAAATCTCCTGTCCAAATTGAGATTTTTGACGACCGATTGACTATTATGTCTCCGGGCCCCTTGCCGGGTGGAATGAAATTAAAAGCAGTTTTGGCAGGACAAACACTTCCTAGAAATCCCCAGGTGGTCAAGGTTCTTAATAAGTTGAAGTATATTGAGGATTATGGGACGGGAATTAGAAGAATTTTGAGCAGTTATGCGGATGAAGATAAAAAACCAGAATTCAAAACTAGTGAGGATTTTGTAAAAGTTAGTCTACCAAATTTAAATTATGGCAAACAATTGTCTAAGCCAGCATTTCCTAACGTTATAGCGATAGACGATTCAGGAACAGTCAAGGAAGTTGTGGATAAGCAAGGACAGATTGTTGAATATTTAAAGGACCATTCATACATTACTAGAGCAACTGTTGAATTGCTTCTGGAAGTAAAAGGGACACAAGCTAATATATATTTAAAACAACTGGTTGACGCCAATATCTTGAAAAAGGTTGGTGTAGGCCGCGCAACAAGATATGTACTGGCTCATCTAATTCTTAGCAAATAA
- a CDS encoding ester cyclase, with translation MMNTNKENKTIVEKLIVDALVNNDVATVKDLVATSAVTHRAGFASLYQATGDAIPQDGNFMDWMRDGWDVLHAALSDQKVRVVSIVAEDNQVIAHFHYNVLHSGTFTKMPATNKRIEWDEIGIFKFNKDGKIQEMWYMIDELRVAQELGHKLV, from the coding sequence ATGATGAATACAAATAAGGAAAATAAAACAATCGTAGAAAAATTAATCGTGGATGCGCTGGTGAACAATGATGTTGCAACTGTTAAAGATTTGGTGGCTACAAGTGCTGTGACCCATCGTGCTGGTTTTGCCTCTTTATATCAGGCAACGGGCGATGCTATCCCTCAAGATGGTAACTTCATGGATTGGATGCGGGATGGTTGGGATGTGTTGCACGCGGCATTAAGTGATCAAAAAGTACGGGTAGTGTCAATTGTTGCTGAAGATAATCAAGTTATTGCTCACTTTCATTACAACGTTTTGCATAGTGGGACCTTTACTAAGATGCCTGCAACTAATAAGCGGATTGAATGGGATGAAATTGGTATCTTTAAGTTCAATAAAGACGGGAAAATTCAGGAAATGTGGTATATGATTGATGAACTACGGGTTGCGCAAGAATTGGGTCACAAACTCGTTTAG
- a CDS encoding MFS transporter: MVEQGRRTKWVLALTSLGFFMAMMDAMIVTTASTAIRTEFQISVRSLQWALNAYNITIAAVLLVGVTFGERWGRRRIYNWGLLIFTVGSVLCALSTNINWLILARIVEGVGASVMTPMSMAILSAALPDNQRGRALGIWGGIGGLALIVGPSLGGLIVAQFAWQWIFWINVPVGVFAILLSRRYLPESRGQNEPLNLIDNGLMIGTSTGLIWALSVMTSGTGGARLKWPLLIGMTSLLGGGWLLYRQAHEALPMIPLSFFRKATFTGGNLATACLYGSMYGVVFFFPQYLQASARATALMAGLELLPWTGTLVVVAPFAGRAVDRFGERQIAMIGLLFQGMGYLLIAGFVHRSYGWLVLPLMLAGVGLSMAGPALQKAVIGAVPKVAIGKASGIYNVFRLLGGALGTTFAVISFYQFAGPTFASGFQATMVETAALSLLGIVGARKLAVKPVA; encoded by the coding sequence ATGGTAGAGCAAGGTAGACGTACTAAGTGGGTTTTGGCGCTGACATCGTTAGGCTTTTTCATGGCGATGATGGATGCGATGATCGTCACCACGGCTTCCACGGCCATTCGAACGGAGTTTCAAATTTCAGTTAGATCATTGCAGTGGGCTTTAAACGCGTACAACATTACCATTGCGGCGGTTTTGCTAGTTGGGGTTACGTTTGGTGAACGGTGGGGCCGACGCCGAATCTATAATTGGGGACTGTTGATTTTTACGGTGGGTTCCGTTCTCTGCGCGCTATCCACAAATATTAACTGGCTGATTCTTGCCCGTATCGTTGAGGGGGTGGGCGCGTCCGTCATGACCCCCATGTCAATGGCAATTCTAAGCGCCGCGCTACCGGATAACCAGCGGGGACGCGCACTAGGAATTTGGGGTGGCATCGGTGGTCTGGCCCTAATTGTTGGCCCGTCTTTGGGCGGCTTGATTGTGGCTCAATTTGCTTGGCAGTGGATCTTTTGGATCAACGTTCCGGTGGGGGTGTTCGCCATCCTGTTATCCAGACGCTATTTGCCAGAAAGTCGGGGTCAAAACGAGCCGCTTAATCTGATTGATAACGGCTTGATGATTGGGACGTCGACGGGTCTCATTTGGGCACTGTCGGTGATGACTAGTGGTACGGGGGGCGCACGACTTAAATGGCCGCTACTGATTGGGATGACCAGCTTGCTTGGTGGCGGCTGGTTACTTTATCGCCAAGCCCACGAAGCACTGCCGATGATTCCGCTGAGCTTTTTTCGTAAAGCAACTTTTACGGGTGGCAATCTAGCAACGGCCTGCCTTTACGGATCGATGTACGGCGTGGTGTTCTTTTTTCCCCAGTACTTGCAGGCCAGTGCGCGGGCAACGGCGTTAATGGCTGGTCTGGAACTTTTACCCTGGACGGGAACGCTGGTCGTGGTCGCGCCGTTTGCGGGCCGGGCGGTCGACCGGTTTGGCGAGCGTCAAATTGCGATGATTGGATTGTTGTTTCAGGGAATGGGCTACCTGCTGATTGCAGGATTTGTGCACCGGTCGTACGGTTGGTTAGTGCTGCCGCTAATGCTAGCGGGGGTCGGATTATCAATGGCGGGACCGGCCTTACAAAAAGCCGTCATTGGCGCCGTTCCCAAAGTAGCTATTGGGAAAGCTTCTGGGATCTATAACGTCTTTCGGCTATTAGGGGGTGCCTTAGGAACGACCTTTGCAGTTATAAGCTTTTACCAGTTTGCTGGCCCAACTTTTGCGAGCGGGTTTCAGGCCACCATGGTGGAGACGGCCGCACTCTCGTTACTTGGTATTGTTGGCGCGCGCAAATTGGCGGTTAAACCGGTGGCGTGA